The genomic DNA TCGCCGGCATGGAGGCGCGCGGCTTCATCATCGGCGGCGCGGTGGCACACCAGCTCTCGGCCGGCTTCGTGCCGATCCGGAAAAAAGGCAAGCTGCCGCACACCACGGTGCGGATCGCCTATTCGCTCGAATACGGCATCGACGAGATGGAGATGCATGTCGATGCCATCCAGCCCGGCGAGCGCGTCATCCTGGTCGACGACCTCATCGCCACCGGCGGCACCGCGGAAGGCGCCGTAAAATTGCTGCGGCAGATCGGCGCCAACGTCGTCGCCGCCTGCTTCATCATCGACCTGCCGGAGCTCGGCGGCGCCGCCAAGCTCCGTGCCATGGACGTGCCGGTGCGCACGCTGATGACGTTCGAGGGGCACTGAGCCGCCGTCGGCGGTCAGATCGCCTCGGCCTTGAGCTCGGCCCGCCAATGCAGCAGGCGCTCCTTCAGGAGCGCGTTCCTGACATAGGCACTCTCTTCGTCCTCCAGACGCTCGCATTCGTCAAACGTCAGGCCGGCCTCGCCGTGGGCTTTCCAGGCGGCCTGGAGGCTGCGGCAGGTATGGCTGCCCTGGCGGAGCGAGAACCAGATGCGGTTCCGGATCGTCTCGAGGTTCGGCGCCTGGCCGACCCAGGCCTCGCCCGAGGCCGCGCAGCGGACAACGTAGATGCCTGCAACGGTCTTGCGCTCCTTGTAGGCGGCGATCGCTGCTTTCCGGTCGATGCTCACGGGGGATGGGCCTTGCTGAGGGGATGTCGATGCCCGTCTCAATAAATCGGCTTCAGCCCGTCGTCAATATTATCCGGGTAAAAAACCAGCGCAATCAGGACCGCTGCAGGATCAGGCTGAGCTCGAGCTCGCGGAAAGCGAGGTAATTGCGCCGGGTCCATTGGTGCAGCTCGGTCGAGGCGTCCTTCTCCTGGCGGAGATAGCCGGTGAAGGAGAAGTTCAGCCGGTCGATATAGGTCTTGAGGAAGCCGGGCAGGGCGGGCAGGCGGAACAGCCGGCCGCCGGCCATCGCAGCTGGCAGCTCGCCGCGCACCACATGTTCGTTGTCGACCGTGATCAGGTTCATCCGCGGGATCCGCCCGCGCAGCATCTCGTGGGCGCGGGCCGAGACGCGGTCGGTGTCGGCGACGAACAGGATCTGGGGCGCGACGTGTCGGCGCGCCGCCTCCTTCAACAGGCCGATCTCGTCGGTCATCTTGAAGAACTCGTCGAAGGCGTGGAAGCCGAGGTCGATCACCTTGGGAAGCCCATCGTCGATGATGACGCGGTCCATCAGCTGCATCTTGCCGTAGGTGTCGATCACGTCAGCGGTCTCTGTGACCCCCGGCAGGTAGTCGAGCAGCGACGGCTCCTTCAGATTGACGTCGAAGGCCGCGACATTGCCGTTCTTGAGCAGCAGGAATTCGCTCAAAAGCCGCGCCAGCAGGGTCTTGCCGACCTGCGGGCGGGGCGAGCAGATGATGTAGACGGGCGTTGCGGGCATCGACAGCTATATCAGTCGAACTTGGCGACCAATCCAGCCGTATCAGCCCGGCTTGCGCAACTATTTTTCGCTGTTGCGGGTCACGGACTTCGAACCGACGATGTCGGTCAGGCGGATGCGGTCGAACTCGCTCCAGACGTTGGCCAGCCAGTGCCTGACATAGCCGCGCAGCACGAAGGAATAGTTCGCGGCCTCGTCGTTGATGCCCTTGTTGGCAACGAATTTCAGGAACGGGACGGACGACACCTCGACCTGCTCATAGGCCATTTCGTTGAGCTTGGGGATGGTCAGCTCGGTGGCGTCCTTGATGCGGTGGAAGTAGGAATTATAGGTCGCCTGGTCCCACTGGAAGAACTGGGTGTCGTTGATGAAGTTCTTCACCAGGAAGTATTTGGCACCGGTCATGAAGCCCGCGGTCTCGGCGATTTCGTCCAGAGAGGCGATCGAGGGTCCGAGGATGTGAAACACGGCAAAGGTGATCTGGCCGGCCTTGGCGGCGTCGAGGAAACCGATGTCGCGCAAGGATGCGAGCGCCGGCGAGAGCAGGCCGGCGCGGACGTCGATCACGGTGACCGACGGGCTCGTCGCGTTGAGCGTATCGAAGATCTTCATCTGATCGGCCGTCGTCGTCATGTCGACGATCTCGGTGATGTCAGGGTGGAAGCGCTTCAGGGTTCCGCGGGGCGACTCCGTGTCGAAGGCGCGCGTCGGCACGTTGTTGGCTGAGAAATAATCGAGCAAGGTGCGCGACACCGTGGTCTTGCCGACCCCGCCCTTGTCCGCGCCCACCACAACCACTGCCGGCTTTGCCATTGCTGTCCCCTAACGCGCGCCCCCCGATCGCGAGGTCGCGATCGGCCGGGTCCCAAATCGATGTCCCGAGGATGGTCCCAAGGATGTCCCGAGTCTGCTGTTGGGCGCGAACATGGCAGAAACAAGGGAGAATTCAATTCCGCAGCCCGTCGATACGGCAATTCCCGAAGTTTTTCCCAAGCGCGACGAAACTGCCGCGCGTGACGGCATATCGCGCGCTCAATGACGGCCCCAAGGGCCTATGGGATTGCCCGCGGGGTTGCTGTTCGCGGTTCCGGGGGCAGGCATGGGCGGCGGAGCGGCTGGGCCGCTGGCATCGTTCCAGGGACCATGATGGAGCGGCGGTGGGGCATGCTGCGGGTCGGCTGGCGCCCCGGGCTTGCCCGTTTCCTCGGTTGGTAGCAGCGGGCCCGGATCATGGCCGCCGGCAAACTTGACCAGTGCATCCACCCTCGATTGCACCGAGGGGTGGGTTGCGAACAGGTCGGCAAAGCCCTCGCGGGGATTGTCGACGCAGAGCTCCATCACGGCCGAGGTCGCGCCGGGCAGCTCGCCACGATTCTCGATCTTGCGCAGTGCTGAGATCATGGCATCGGGATCTTTGGTCAATTCCACCGAGCCTGCGTCGGCCAGATATTCGCGCGAGCGCGACAACGCGAGCTTGACCACCTGCGACAGCAGCCAGGCCACCACGATCAGTACGATCGCGATGATGATCACGATCACCGCGCCGCCGCCGGAGCTCTTGCTGTCGCTCGACGACGAGGAAGACGAGCGCGACGACGAGGAGGAGCCCGAGGACCACGAACCGCCGGAGCCGGAGCTCCAATTGAAATTTGTGAACAGTCGGAAGAACAATTCGCCGAAGAAGCCGACCACGCCGGCGATGATGACGGCGACCACCATCAGCTGTACGTCGCCATTCTTGATGTGGGTCAGCTCGTGGCCCAGCACCGCCTCGATCTCCTTGTCATTGAGCGTATCGAGGAGACCCGTGGTGACGGTGATGGAATATTGCCTGGGATTGAGGCCGGTCGCGAACGCGTTCAGCGCCGGGCTGTCCATGATCTTCAGCTTCGGCATGGTGATGCCGCGCGAGATACAGAGGTTTTCGAGCAGATTGTAGAGCCGCGGCTCTTCTTTCCTGTCGACGTCGTGGCCGCCGGTCACCGCATCGATCATCGATTGGTGGAAAAAATAGGCGATCACGATCCAGGCCGCGGCCACGACCGTTGCAACGGGCGCGGCGACGATGAGGTCGTGGAAGGCGCGGTTCAGATAATAGGCGACCGTGCCATTGCTGTTGATGACGACCTCGGCGACCAGCGCGCCAGCATAGACCAGCACATAGACCAGCGCGAACAGGCCGCCGAGCAACAGCATCGAACGAAACTTGTTCGAGGCGATGTGCGTGTAGAGACCATACGCGGCCATGACGCGGTTGCCCTGCGACCTAGCGGCTCAAGATCAGAACTTTACCTGCGGCGCCGCCTCGACCTCGGTGCGGCTGGCGCCGAGATCGAAGAAATCCCTCTTGGTAAAGCCGAACATGCCGGCGAACAGCGCCGCGGGCAGCTGCTGGATACCGGTGTTGTATTCCTGGACCGCGTTGTTGAAGAAGCGGCGGCTCGCTGCGATCTTGTTCTCGAGGTCGGAGAGCTCGGATGCGAGCTGCTGGAAATTGGCGTTGGCCTTGAGGTCCGGATAGGCCTCCGACAGCGCGATCAGCCGGCCGAGCGCGCCGGACAGCTGGTTCTCGGCCGCGGACACC from Bradyrhizobium sp. CCBAU 53351 includes the following:
- a CDS encoding adenine phosphoribosyltransferase — protein: MTFDHDIKASVRTIPDYPKPGIMFRDITTLLADARAFRRAVDELVNPWAGNKIDKVAGMEARGFIIGGAVAHQLSAGFVPIRKKGKLPHTTVRIAYSLEYGIDEMEMHVDAIQPGERVILVDDLIATGGTAEGAVKLLRQIGANVVAACFIIDLPELGGAAKLRAMDVPVRTLMTFEGH
- a CDS encoding GIY-YIG nuclease family protein, with the translated sequence MSIDRKAAIAAYKERKTVAGIYVVRCAASGEAWVGQAPNLETIRNRIWFSLRQGSHTCRSLQAAWKAHGEAGLTFDECERLEDEESAYVRNALLKERLLHWRAELKAEAI
- a CDS encoding M48 family metallopeptidase translates to MAAYGLYTHIASNKFRSMLLLGGLFALVYVLVYAGALVAEVVINSNGTVAYYLNRAFHDLIVAAPVATVVAAAWIVIAYFFHQSMIDAVTGGHDVDRKEEPRLYNLLENLCISRGITMPKLKIMDSPALNAFATGLNPRQYSITVTTGLLDTLNDKEIEAVLGHELTHIKNGDVQLMVVAVIIAGVVGFFGELFFRLFTNFNWSSGSGGSWSSGSSSSSRSSSSSSSDSKSSGGGAVIVIIIAIVLIVVAWLLSQVVKLALSRSREYLADAGSVELTKDPDAMISALRKIENRGELPGATSAVMELCVDNPREGFADLFATHPSVQSRVDALVKFAGGHDPGPLLPTEETGKPGAPADPQHAPPPLHHGPWNDASGPAAPPPMPAPGTANSNPAGNPIGPWGRH
- a CDS encoding LemA family protein produces the protein MSTGWIVLGVIVVLAFLAFSAYNRLVALSQRVGQAFADIDVQLKQRHDLVPNLVETVKGYASHERGTLDDVIKARNSAMSAQGPAQVSAAENQLSGALGRLIALSEAYPDLKANANFQQLASELSDLENKIAASRRFFNNAVQEYNTGIQQLPAALFAGMFGFTKRDFFDLGASRTEVEAAPQVKF